In Agelaius phoeniceus isolate bAgePho1 chromosome 14, bAgePho1.hap1, whole genome shotgun sequence, a single genomic region encodes these proteins:
- the LOC129125737 gene encoding P2R1A-PPP2R2A-interacting phosphatase regulator 1 isoform X2 has product MGGAGGAGAAAMAQEKMELDLELPPGSAAAPGDGGGLRRSNSAPLIHGLSDNSQVFQGSVLRTRRNSTTVMNRHSLFVPSSPVRIPSSRLHQIKQEEGMNLLNRETVREREVQVAMQMSHSWEESLSLSDNDFEKSLSPKQVDFVPVSPAPSPTRGIGKQCFSPSLQSLVSSSGLPPSPSPSPTRRFSRRSQSPINCIRPSVLGSMKRKGVTEMEDHPKRLFQGSSTMLTPEAAHQADLGACLSSHTLDDNRSSAGSSCDSPAEAGTSTDSPVSLSDSRSPFLPVDLMAKLPMN; this is encoded by the exons ATGGGCGGAGCGGGAGGAGCCGGAGCCGCCGCGATGGCTCAGGAGAAGATGGAGCTGGACCTGGAGCTGCCGCCGGGGAGCGCCGCGGCCCCGGGCGACGGCGGCGGCCTGAGGCGGTCGAACAGCGCCCCGCTCATCCACGGGCTCAG cGATAATTCCCAGGTGTTCCAGGGCAGCGTCCTGCGCACCCGCAGGAACAGCACCACGGTGATGAATCGGCACAGCCTG TTTGTGCCATCGTCTCCTGTCCGTATTCCTAGCAGCCGTCTTCATCAAATCAAACAA GAGGAAGGAATGAATTTGCTGAACAGAGAAACCGTTCGAGAAAG AGAAGTGCAAGTAGCAATGCAGATGAGCCACTCATGGGAGGAGAGCTTGAGCCTG AGTGACAATGATTTTGAAAAATCACTATCACCAAAGCAAGTAGACTTTGTTCCagtttctccagctccttcaccTACACGAGGAATAGGGAAG cAATGTTTCTCACCATCTTTGCAAAGTCTGGTGAGCAGCAGTGGCTTGCCTCCAAGTCCCAGCCCAAGTCCAACAAGGAGATTTTCAAG GAGAAGCCAGAGCCCCATTAACTGCATTCGACCAAGTGTTCTTGGATCAATGAAAAGAAAAG GTGTGACAGAGATGGAAGATCACCCAAAAAGATTATTCCAAGGATCCAGCACCATGCTAACCCCCGAGGCTGCGCATCAGGCGGACCTTGGGGCATG TCTGTCCTCGCACACCCTGGATGACAACAGGAGCAGTGCAGGCTCCTCCTGTGACTCCCCAGCTGAAGCTGGCACCAGCACAGACTCTCCAGTGTCACTCTCTGACTCCAGATCCCCGTTTTTGCCCGTGGATCTCATGGCCAAGTTACCAATGAACTGA
- the PABIR2 gene encoding PABIR family member 2 produces the protein MAQEKMELDLELPPGSAAAPGDGGGLRRSNSAPLIHGLSDNSQVFQPYVLRTRRNSTTVMSRHGMFLSSSPIRIPSSRLHQIRREEGVDLMNREAAHEREVQTAMQISQSWEESLSLSDNDLDKSEKSFSPKRIDFVPVSPAPSPTRGIGKQCFSPSLQMFVSSNGLPPSPIPSPTRRFCNRRSQSPINCIRPSVLGPIKRKGEMETESQPKRLFQGTTNMLSPDVTHLTDLSSCLSSDILDGSSSSVGSSSDSLTKGSITTESPVTCSNSCSSFILMDDFSPK, from the exons atGGCTCAGGAGAAGATGGAGCTGGACCTGGAGCTGCCGCCGGGGAGCGCCGCGGCCCCGGGCGACGGCGGCGGCCTGAGGCGGTCGAACAGCGCCCCGCTCATCCACGGGCTCAG TGACAACTCCCAGGTGTTTCAGCCTTACGTGTTGCGGACTCGCAGGAACAGCACAACAGTTATGAGCCGCCATGGAATG tttttgtCATCATCTCCTATTCGTATTCCTAGCAGCCGACTTCATCAGATCAGGAGG gaggaaggagtggaTTTAATGAACAGAGAAGCAGCACATGAAAG GGAAGTGCAGACAGCAATGCAGATAAGCCAGTCATGGGAGGAAAGCTTGAGCCTG AGCGACAATGACTTGGACAAGTCTGAGAAATCTTTTTCCCCAAAGAGAATAGACTTCGTTCCAGTTTCACCTGCACCTTCACCTACAAGAGGAATAGGAAAG caatgTTTTTCACCATCATTGCAAATGTTTGTGAGCAGTAATGGATTACCTCCAAGCCCTATTCCCAGTCCAACAAGGCGATTCTGCAA CAGGAGGAGTCAAAGTCCAATCAACTGTATCAGGCCCAGTGTTCTTGGCCccataaaaagaaaag GTGAAATGGAAACTGAAAGTCAGCCAAAGAGACTTTTCCAAGGAACAACCAACATGCTTTCTCCAGATGTTACACATCTGACAGATCTCAGTTCATG cctgtccTCGGATATTCTGGacgggagcagcagcagcgtcgGCTCCTCCTCCGATTCCCTGACTAAAGGCAGCATCACCACGGAGTCTCCAGTGACGTGCTCCAACTCCTGCTCCTCGTTCATTCTCATGGATGACTTCTCACCCAAGTGA
- the LOC129125737 gene encoding P2R1A-PPP2R2A-interacting phosphatase regulator 1 isoform X1 has protein sequence MGGAGGAGAAAMAQEKMELDLELPPGSAAAPGDGGGLRRSNSAPLIHGLSDNSQVFQGSVLRTRRNSTTVMNRHSLFVPSSPVRIPSSRLHQIKQEEGMNLLNRETVREREVQVAMQMSHSWEESLSLSDNDFEKSLSPKQVDFVPVSPAPSPTRGIGKQCFSPSLQSLVSSSGLPPSPSPSPTRRFSSRRSQSPINCIRPSVLGSMKRKGVTEMEDHPKRLFQGSSTMLTPEAAHQADLGACLSSHTLDDNRSSAGSSCDSPAEAGTSTDSPVSLSDSRSPFLPVDLMAKLPMN, from the exons ATGGGCGGAGCGGGAGGAGCCGGAGCCGCCGCGATGGCTCAGGAGAAGATGGAGCTGGACCTGGAGCTGCCGCCGGGGAGCGCCGCGGCCCCGGGCGACGGCGGCGGCCTGAGGCGGTCGAACAGCGCCCCGCTCATCCACGGGCTCAG cGATAATTCCCAGGTGTTCCAGGGCAGCGTCCTGCGCACCCGCAGGAACAGCACCACGGTGATGAATCGGCACAGCCTG TTTGTGCCATCGTCTCCTGTCCGTATTCCTAGCAGCCGTCTTCATCAAATCAAACAA GAGGAAGGAATGAATTTGCTGAACAGAGAAACCGTTCGAGAAAG AGAAGTGCAAGTAGCAATGCAGATGAGCCACTCATGGGAGGAGAGCTTGAGCCTG AGTGACAATGATTTTGAAAAATCACTATCACCAAAGCAAGTAGACTTTGTTCCagtttctccagctccttcaccTACACGAGGAATAGGGAAG cAATGTTTCTCACCATCTTTGCAAAGTCTGGTGAGCAGCAGTGGCTTGCCTCCAAGTCCCAGCCCAAGTCCAACAAGGAGATTTTCAAG CAGGAGAAGCCAGAGCCCCATTAACTGCATTCGACCAAGTGTTCTTGGATCAATGAAAAGAAAAG GTGTGACAGAGATGGAAGATCACCCAAAAAGATTATTCCAAGGATCCAGCACCATGCTAACCCCCGAGGCTGCGCATCAGGCGGACCTTGGGGCATG TCTGTCCTCGCACACCCTGGATGACAACAGGAGCAGTGCAGGCTCCTCCTGTGACTCCCCAGCTGAAGCTGGCACCAGCACAGACTCTCCAGTGTCACTCTCTGACTCCAGATCCCCGTTTTTGCCCGTGGATCTCATGGCCAAGTTACCAATGAACTGA